The sequence below is a genomic window from Plasmodium gaboni strain SY75 chromosome 7, whole genome shotgun sequence.
AAATGGGAATTTTTATAAGTtaaaatattgttatacatgtaatatatatagagGTATAAGGACTGTTCATTGTTCCATTTGTGATAATTGTGTTGAAAAATTTGATCACCATTGCCCATGGTaagtaaaataaaattaaaggaaacatataaatgaatatataaatgaatatatatatatatatatataatatatattactgTTTATAcccttttttatttaattttattttttatttaattttattttttatttaattttattttttattttttatattttatttgtagGGTTGGGAATTGTATTGGTGCACGAaattacaaatattttgtttatttcgtttttaatttatatgttttgATATGCATTACATTAAGTGCTagtatttataaattaGTTGTGTGTGTAAATTTGTTATCAAAGGAAGGATATAATTCAGAAAAGATTTTTATACACATATGGAGATTTGCTTCTGATagtataatattaattatatatactatttTAACATTATGGTTTGTTGTAGGTTTATTATgttatcatatatatactattGTAACAAATCAAACAACATACGAACAAATAAAAACTTTTTATCAAAATGATAATCCATTTAATATTGGagtattaaataatattaaagaaatattatttaccAAAACTAGACCAtcttatataaattttgtGAACCCTAAATTACAAATTATTGATGAAAATTcttatcataatattttattattaagtGATAAGGGAGTTTCTATATGTGAAGGGAATGATACGGATGATAATAActcattttataatattagtaatgaaataaattataaaaagaaaactTTTAAGAAACcaattaaattaattaatacACATGATTTTATGTCAAAGGATTATCGTCtaaatttatttgataataaaattaaacataataaatctaatcatatgaaaaaaaataaaaataaaattaataaaaaaaaaaaagatcttaacgaaaaaaaaaaaaaaaaagatattaatgaaaaaaagaaaaaagatattaatgaaaaatataataatacatcTAATAAAGCAATAGGAAAATCAACTCATTATCTTAAAATAGATAAAAATTTTAGCTAttcaaaaattaaattacCAAAGGTAAGAAAAGATAGTGATAGTGAAAATGTAATATGTGATATTGAGGAAACAAATCTGGTACCTTTAAAGAGGGTTATTCATTTGAATGAAAATTTAGGATTACCCATGTTTATGAAGGATCTAAGTAGgaatgaaaatattaatagaaGTGGAAGTAAAAGTAAAGATAAAAGTAAAAGTATAGgtgaaaaagaaaatatagGTAAAGAGGAAAGTTATTGTAATATACATAGCAAGAATaaatcatattatatacataacaatgataataataaagataagaataatatttataataatatgtatcatgataattattataatgatcATATGTATAATTGTAATAACTCTACCTTTACTACAAAAACAAATGAACCATCTATAGATATGAACAATGAAAGCATAGGAAGTTATATAATGGAAAACGAAATAAATCATGATCTCTGTGATTTTAGGGTTCACGATCTTATGGGTATTCATCAAAAACGAATGaaagataataattatattattgttataaaaaattggaaagaagaaaatgaaaattataaaaataaaattaaaaaaaataataacacTTATAATGAtagtgatgataataaGGATGGTAATAATAAGAGGGATcatattcataataataatattcataataatgaatataatagttatgataataatcctagttataattattatattaatcataatgatgaaaatggatataaaaaacataatGTAGAAAAAACTAACCAATCTGGTAATATTCAtcaaaacaaaaatattatgacttatggttataataaaataaaatgttttaataaaattattcatgcacataataaaattaaacactcatttttttataataaaaaagggTTTTCCTTTATtcaaaatttaaaaaataaaaaggagACATATTATGTTGTCAAATATTCAAATGAAAGGGATGAACAAATCAATGAAGAAGcaatattaaaaaaaaataaaaaggataaAATGAGAAACGATGAAATGTTACAAGGaaaagatataaaagatgatcaagaagaaatatattattataatgaagaaaaatataataatgatgaaaagaaatattataatgatgaaaagaaatattataatgatgaaaagaaatattataatgacgaagtaaaatatcataatgatgaagagaaatatataaatcacGAAGTAAAACATcataatgatgatgatcattattatgaaaatattgaaaatattcataaattaaaatatctaaataaatttttatacgatgaaaataaaaatgaacttaaaaaatataaacagaataatatatattgtaaaaacatttttactaaaaattttttttgtgaaTGTATGGATGAATGTTGTTGTAACGGTGGTTATGAAAATGagttaaaaaaagaatgCATTTATAATAAGTCGTCACTTAGTGATAATACTAGTATGGATTCTCACGTTATGAAGGTGAAAaggaaaaagaaaagtAATTATAAGgagaaaacaaaaaaaataaacgATGATGATAATCATAATGATGGTGATAAGGGATTGAAAAATGATACtagtaaaaaaaataaaaaagaaaaacaaacaaataGACATACTGAAACTCAGAACAATAAAGAACTTAA
It includes:
- a CDS encoding putative palmitoyltransferase gives rise to the protein MKIFKRKKTIEGRTNFDKVHNVQIYGENQIHCNGSLISGPAFLTVVSSFLMIFIPVAIFHIFTSTWLFEKEIYYVSIVNLFFFILTIYTFLRTSFMDPGIIPRQKSVLNLYDVIVEQYRETQPPRQKELLINGNFYKLKYCYTCNIYRGIRTVHCSICDNCVEKFDHHCPWVGNCIGARNYKYFVYFVFNLYVLICITLSASIYKLVVCVNLLSKEGYNSEKIFIHIWRFASDSIILIIYTILTLWFVVGLLCYHIYTIVTNQTTYEQIKTFYQNDNPFNIGVLNNIKEILFTKTRPSYINFVNPKLQIIDENSYHNILLLSDKGVSICEGNDTDDNNSFYNISNEINYKKKTFKKPIKLINTHDFMSKDYRLNLFDNKIKHNKSNHMKKNKNKINKKKKDLNEKKKKKDINEKKKKDINEKYNNTSNKAIGKSTHYLKIDKNFSYSKIKLPKVRKDSDSENVICDIEETNLVPLKRVIHLNENLGLPMFMKDLSRNENINRSGSKSKDKSKSIGEKENIGKEESYCNIHSKNKSYYIHNNDNNKDKNNIYNNMYHDNYYNDHMYNCNNSTFTTKTNEPSIDMNNESIGSYIMENEINHDLCDFRVHDLMGIHQKRMKDNNYIIVIKNWKEENENYKNKIKKNNNTYNDSDDNKDGNNKRDHIHNNNIHNNEYNSYDNNPSYNYYINHNDENGYKKHNVEKTNQSGNIHQNKNIMTYGYNKIKCFNKIIHAHNKIKHSFFYNKKGFSFIQNLKNKKETYYVVKYSNERDEQINEEAILKKNKKDKMRNDEMLQGKDIKDDQEEIYYYNEEKYNNDEKKYYNDEKKYYNDEKKYYNDEVKYHNDEEKYINHEVKHHNDDDHYYENIENIHKLKYLNKFLYDENKNELKKYKQNNIYCKNIFTKNFFCECMDECCCNGGYENELKKECIYNKSSLSDNTSMDSHVMKVKRKKKSNYKEKTKKINDDDNHNDGDKGLKNDTSKKNKKEKQTNRHTETQNNKELNQHVQIIPDDEYIQYIKYIDDMKKKDSSLSHPNDVIINIYRNKYDERKKKKKIKFILNISRKKKKKKLSSNNNIYHNSFNNNSNNNLLKKKEERRKRKYKKLYRISQLLKRRKKKSEFYNLSKLYYLDSRKLYKWKYKNHLLRQKIKLLSKSNENIHLCYNNKDYSNYENYNFSNDNILNKKNDINIFNKKLKYLSKYDKMKLINYLIYKHKQDKMRSDLKKKSTASKIFYFFTSFALIINCIHIPPNNDND